Proteins from a genomic interval of Undibacterium parvum:
- the yedA gene encoding drug/metabolite exporter YedA, translated as MRALPRYILLALLTVYLVWGSTYFAIHVALQSFPPFLLMGSRFLVAGGLLFAWLKWRGTPNPSRLQWRDAGIVGMLLLGGGMGLTAVGQQYVSSGMTAVFIACSPMVMSLCAGIFGVWPNKREWLGILTGFCGALLLSGSAELSAQPLGMIALLGAIICWDLGSVLSQKKLHLAPGAMGFASEMLLGGAFLCVIGFAKGENFNTPITLPAFFAWSYLVVAGSLLAFTAYMYLLSKVRPALASSYAYVNPVIAVALGVIFGGETLAPRAMLAMAIILLSVLLITLARKPEDAAS; from the coding sequence ATGCGCGCACTTCCTCGTTACATCCTCTTGGCTTTACTGACCGTGTATCTGGTCTGGGGCTCTACCTATTTTGCGATTCATGTGGCCTTGCAGTCTTTTCCTCCATTTTTATTGATGGGGAGTCGCTTTTTGGTCGCTGGCGGCTTGCTATTTGCCTGGCTGAAATGGCGTGGCACGCCCAATCCCAGCCGCCTGCAATGGCGCGACGCCGGTATTGTTGGCATGTTGCTGCTCGGTGGCGGCATGGGCTTGACCGCGGTAGGGCAGCAATATGTTTCTTCCGGCATGACGGCGGTGTTTATTGCCTGTTCACCGATGGTCATGTCGCTTTGTGCCGGGATCTTTGGGGTTTGGCCGAATAAACGTGAATGGCTAGGGATATTGACTGGCTTTTGCGGCGCCCTGCTACTCAGTGGTAGCGCCGAATTATCGGCACAACCGCTAGGTATGATCGCCTTATTGGGGGCCATCATCTGCTGGGATTTAGGTTCGGTTTTGTCGCAAAAAAAGCTGCATCTGGCTCCGGGTGCCATGGGTTTTGCCAGCGAGATGTTACTCGGTGGTGCGTTCTTGTGTGTAATCGGTTTCGCCAAGGGGGAAAATTTTAATACCCCAATTACCCTGCCGGCTTTTTTTGCCTGGTCGTATCTAGTGGTAGCAGGTTCTCTGCTTGCCTTTACTGCGTATATGTATTTGCTCTCTAAGGTGAGGCCGGCGCTAGCCTCTAGCTATGCCTACGTAAATCCGGTCATCGCGGTGGCGCTCGGGGTCATATTTGGAGGCGAAACGCTGGCACCACGTGCAATGCTGGCGATGGCGATTATCTTGCTCAGTGTTCTTCTGATCACCCTTGCACGTAAACCTGAGGATGCAGCTAGCTAA
- a CDS encoding LysE family translocator, whose product MSWEAYFIFIVTTGVICLTPGPAALLIVAQGISNGMRRSYWAIAGIALANALYFALSATGIAALIVASSNLFSVIKWAGVAYLFYLGISTMLSKGSAFSVSSEPNVAIQGWAAFWNAVIVELSNPKALLYFVALLPQFINPDKPIGQQMLIYGSTCIALDAMTYSFYAWLGSKTKKFTANARFVKTSNRASGGLLMLAGILMAGVKRVAH is encoded by the coding sequence ATGAGCTGGGAAGCCTATTTCATCTTTATCGTCACCACCGGCGTCATTTGCCTGACACCCGGCCCTGCTGCCTTACTCATCGTGGCGCAAGGTATATCCAACGGCATGCGCCGTTCCTATTGGGCAATCGCGGGGATCGCCTTGGCCAATGCGCTGTATTTCGCCTTATCGGCGACCGGCATCGCGGCCTTAATCGTCGCCAGTAGTAATTTATTCTCTGTTATCAAATGGGCTGGTGTCGCGTATCTGTTTTATCTGGGAATTTCGACCATGTTGAGTAAAGGTAGTGCGTTCTCGGTCAGTAGTGAGCCAAATGTAGCGATACAGGGTTGGGCAGCGTTTTGGAATGCGGTCATCGTCGAACTTTCTAACCCCAAGGCCTTATTGTATTTCGTTGCTCTGTTGCCGCAGTTTATCAATCCTGATAAACCTATAGGACAACAGATGTTAATTTACGGCAGCACGTGCATCGCCTTGGATGCCATGACCTATAGCTTTTATGCCTGGTTGGGGAGTAAAACCAAAAAATTCACTGCGAACGCCAGGTTCGTTAAAACCAGTAATCGGGCATCTGGCGGCTTATTGATGTTGGCCGGAATTCTAATGGCGGGTGTCAAGCGCGTGGCGCATTAA
- a CDS encoding GGDEF domain-containing protein: MDTIIKHLVEITGHRDHELLNISVISALRELTQAAQARVLDILVSGQHIFVKPRISFEDDKLIVADEGAAVNHNGELISHFPDLQKGIAEHQNVIETLDANGIRTVWLPIWMHDKVHTCLEITNPATYNQNTKEVMNGILIVYRNFQNLLDYSERDSLTGLLNRKTFDDNFSKILRSAAGAEAGASTEDRRMDPDRRHDVREKQHWLAVLDIDHFKRVNDQFGHVYGDEVLILIANLLRSSFRPSDKLFRFGGEEFVILLRSTSLEDAKQIFERFRENVAQYNFPQVGTVTVSIGFVQINPYEPAVGIIGRADQALYFAKSNGRNKTYFYDDLVANGDLKIEHSNDDVEFF, encoded by the coding sequence ATGGACACAATTATTAAACATCTGGTGGAGATTACCGGGCATAGGGATCACGAGCTCCTGAATATTTCCGTCATTTCCGCCTTGCGCGAGTTGACCCAGGCGGCACAGGCGCGCGTCTTAGATATTCTGGTTTCTGGCCAACACATTTTCGTTAAACCAAGAATTTCGTTTGAAGATGATAAATTGATCGTTGCTGACGAGGGCGCTGCAGTCAATCATAACGGTGAGCTGATTTCACATTTCCCTGACTTACAAAAAGGCATAGCCGAGCATCAAAATGTCATCGAGACCCTCGATGCAAATGGCATACGCACAGTTTGGTTGCCGATCTGGATGCATGACAAAGTCCATACTTGTCTAGAAATTACCAATCCGGCCACGTATAACCAAAATACCAAAGAAGTCATGAATGGTATTTTGATTGTGTATCGTAACTTCCAAAATTTACTCGATTATAGTGAACGCGATTCTTTAACTGGCTTACTGAACCGTAAGACTTTTGACGATAATTTTTCAAAGATTTTGCGCAGCGCGGCTGGAGCTGAGGCCGGGGCATCGACCGAAGATAGACGCATGGATCCAGATCGTCGTCATGATGTGCGGGAGAAACAACATTGGTTAGCCGTGTTAGACATCGATCATTTTAAACGCGTGAATGATCAGTTTGGTCATGTCTACGGCGATGAAGTCCTGATTTTGATCGCCAATCTACTGCGTTCCTCGTTCCGTCCCAGCGATAAATTATTTCGTTTTGGCGGCGAAGAATTTGTTATTTTGTTGCGCTCCACCTCGCTGGAGGATGCCAAACAAATCTTCGAGCGTTTTCGTGAAAATGTCGCACAATATAATTTTCCGCAAGTGGGCACAGTCACGGTCAGTATCGGCTTTGTTCAGATCAATCCCTATGAGCCTGCAGTCGGCATCATAGGCCGAGCCGATCAGGCGCTTTATTTCGCTAAGAGTAATGGTAGAAATAAAACCTATTTTTACGATGATTTGGTAGCGAATGGAGATCTAAAGATAGAGCATTCCAACGATGACGTGGAATTTTTCTAG
- a CDS encoding OmpW/AlkL family protein has protein sequence MKKIALALSLAAICLAANQAAAQQSPWQVRARVVNISTANGSDPIKGDTNTASDRITVSDKTIPEVDISYYFSPNLSAELILTYPQEHDVKLDGVKIGTFKHLPPSLTAKYHFMPEAQFSPYLGAGLNYTSISNVELLGGKGGLDKNSFGLVVQAGIDYKLDKNWSLNLDIKKVQIRSDVSINGAKVSAVQIDPWLFGVGVGYRF, from the coding sequence ATGAAAAAAATAGCATTAGCACTCTCTTTGGCAGCTATCTGCCTGGCAGCAAATCAAGCTGCAGCGCAACAAAGCCCATGGCAAGTACGCGCCCGCGTTGTTAACATCAGCACTGCAAATGGATCAGATCCAATAAAAGGTGATACGAATACGGCATCGGATCGCATCACGGTCAGCGACAAGACGATTCCAGAAGTGGATATTTCTTACTATTTCAGCCCTAATTTGTCAGCAGAATTAATCCTAACTTACCCACAAGAACATGATGTCAAACTGGATGGCGTAAAAATCGGAACTTTTAAGCATTTGCCACCAAGCTTGACAGCTAAATATCATTTTATGCCTGAAGCGCAATTTAGTCCTTACCTTGGTGCCGGCTTAAACTACACAAGTATTTCTAATGTGGAGTTATTGGGTGGCAAGGGCGGTCTGGATAAAAACAGCTTTGGTTTGGTAGTGCAAGCGGGTATCGATTACAAACTGGACAAAAATTGGTCTTTAAATCTGGACATCAAAAAAGTTCAGATTCGCAGTGACGTCAGCATCAACGGCGCAAAAGTGAGCGCGGTACAAATTGATCCATGGTTGTTCGGCGTCGGCGTCGGCTATCGTTTCTAA